In one window of Zhihengliuella sp. ISTPL4 DNA:
- a CDS encoding NUDIX domain-containing protein, whose protein sequence is MSESEAPAAHESLHDEPFEPEVVGSDLVYEGRVWDVRSDRVRYGEGEIVRQYVAHPGAVAILALDDEGRVLLIQQYRHPIRHRDWELPAGLLDIEGEEPLAAARRELAEEADLVAAHWEPLVSSWTTPGGNDELIRVFLASGLSAAETAHDREDEEADIRVAWVPLEDAVAGVMAGRLRNGILSIGVLAAAQRLRDRS, encoded by the coding sequence ATGAGTGAGTCGGAGGCGCCGGCGGCGCACGAGTCCCTGCATGACGAGCCCTTCGAGCCGGAGGTCGTGGGCAGCGACCTCGTCTACGAGGGGCGCGTCTGGGACGTGCGCTCCGATCGGGTCCGTTACGGCGAGGGCGAGATCGTGCGCCAGTATGTCGCCCACCCCGGGGCTGTCGCGATCCTCGCGCTGGACGACGAAGGACGGGTGCTGCTCATCCAGCAGTACCGTCACCCGATCCGTCACCGCGACTGGGAGCTGCCGGCCGGTCTCCTCGACATCGAGGGGGAGGAGCCGCTCGCGGCCGCGCGTCGCGAGCTCGCGGAGGAGGCCGACCTGGTCGCCGCCCACTGGGAGCCGCTGGTGTCGTCGTGGACGACGCCCGGCGGCAACGACGAGCTCATCCGGGTGTTCCTCGCGTCCGGGCTCTCGGCCGCCGAGACCGCGCACGACCGCGAGGACGAGGAGGCCGACATCCGCGTCGCGTGGGTACCGCTGGAGGACGCCGTCGCAGGGGTGATGGCCGGGCGCCTGCGCAACGGCATCCTCTCCATCGGCGTGCTGGCTGCGGCGCAGAGGCTGCGCGACCGGAGCTGA
- a CDS encoding ParA family protein produces the protein MGPTGRPYQGFPIPAPLKSHGPARIIALCNQKGGVGKTTTSINLAAALAEYGRKVLAVDFDPQGALSAGLGIQTHDVPTVYDLLLDTKRDAHDAIVHSNVPGLDVLPANIDLSAAEVHLVNEVARETILARVLRQVAGEYDVILIDCQPSLGLLTVNALTAAHGVIIPLECEFFALRGVALLIETIDKVRDRLNPSIEMDGLLATMYDPRTLHSREVLERVVEAFGDDVLETVIGRTVKFPDASVSGVPITEFAPEHAAAQAYLRLARELVARGAVA, from the coding sequence ATGGGACCCACCGGCCGTCCGTACCAGGGCTTCCCGATCCCCGCGCCTCTGAAGTCGCACGGCCCGGCCCGCATCATCGCGCTCTGCAACCAGAAGGGCGGCGTCGGCAAGACGACCACCTCCATCAACCTCGCTGCCGCGCTCGCGGAGTACGGCCGCAAGGTGCTCGCCGTGGACTTCGACCCGCAGGGCGCGCTGTCCGCGGGTCTCGGCATCCAGACGCACGACGTACCGACGGTCTACGACCTCCTGCTCGACACGAAGCGCGACGCGCATGACGCGATCGTGCACTCGAACGTGCCGGGTCTCGACGTCCTTCCCGCGAACATCGACCTCTCCGCCGCGGAGGTGCACCTCGTCAACGAGGTCGCCCGCGAGACGATCCTCGCCCGCGTGCTGCGCCAGGTGGCGGGGGAGTACGACGTCATCCTCATCGACTGCCAGCCGTCGCTCGGTCTGCTGACCGTGAACGCGCTGACGGCGGCGCACGGCGTCATCATCCCGCTCGAGTGCGAGTTCTTCGCGCTCCGCGGCGTCGCGCTCCTCATCGAGACCATCGACAAGGTCCGCGACCGGCTGAACCCCTCCATCGAGATGGACGGCCTGCTGGCGACGATGTACGACCCGCGCACGCTGCACTCGCGCGAGGTGCTCGAGCGCGTCGTGGAGGCGTTCGGCGACGACGTGCTGGAGACCGTGATCGGCCGCACCGTGAAGTTCCCGGACGCGTCGGTCTCGGGGGTCCCGATCACCGAGTTCGCTCCGGAGCACGCGGCCGCACAGGCATACCTGCGGCTGGCCAGGGAGCTGGTCGCCCGTGGCGCCGTCGCCTGA
- the scpB gene encoding SMC-Scp complex subunit ScpB, producing MTDDVTETETGLREGPDAVTGAELPLSERVEAILFIVDEPIGLVALAAAVGAPVPAVRQTVEALVEDYDGRGAGPRRGFELREVGGGWRLYVREDLDPVVAEFVGGQAPARLSQAALETLAVIAYKQPVTRSQVASIRAVNVDSVVRTLLARGLITELFADSETGAINYGTTDALLQHLGINSLDELPPISPLLDDGADGFDEGTVR from the coding sequence ATGACCGATGACGTGACCGAGACGGAAACCGGGCTCCGCGAGGGGCCCGACGCCGTGACAGGGGCCGAGCTGCCGCTCAGCGAGCGCGTGGAGGCGATCCTCTTCATCGTCGACGAGCCGATCGGCCTGGTGGCCCTCGCCGCGGCGGTCGGCGCCCCGGTGCCCGCCGTCCGGCAGACGGTCGAGGCGCTGGTCGAGGACTACGACGGCCGGGGCGCGGGTCCGCGGCGCGGCTTCGAGCTGCGGGAGGTCGGCGGCGGATGGCGGCTCTACGTGCGCGAGGACCTCGATCCGGTCGTGGCGGAGTTCGTCGGGGGCCAGGCTCCGGCCCGGCTCTCGCAAGCGGCGCTGGAGACGCTCGCGGTGATCGCGTACAAGCAGCCCGTCACCCGGAGCCAGGTGGCCTCGATCCGCGCGGTCAACGTCGACTCCGTGGTCCGCACCCTGCTCGCGCGCGGCCTGATCACCGAGCTGTTCGCCGACTCCGAGACCGGGGCGATCAACTACGGCACGACCGATGCGCTCCTCCAGCATCTCGGCATCAACTCTCTGGATGAGCTTCCGCCGATCTCGCCGCTCCTCGATGACGGCGCCGACGGCTTCGACGAAGGGACGGTCCGATGA
- a CDS encoding prephenate dehydrogenase, giving the protein MTQTTSAPAARKAGAVAPRLSGTVRIVGAGLLGASVGHALRAKGIDVVLTDASPAQLRLAVDYGAGRLPQDDDAPVLVVVAVPPDVTADVIQAELERYPDAVVTDVASVKLEPFRTLRERGVNLARYIGSHPLAGRERGGAISARADLFIGRPWVVCRDEDTTAQDLALVEALALDVGAMPLEMTPEEHDRSVALTSHVPQVVASLLAGRLAGAEEGALRLAGQGVRDTTRIAASAPELWVQILGANAGPVVEILDALATDLSEVADALRAPGAPGARRVLAETIRQGNDGVERLPGKHGQNRRFETLVVMVDDTAGQLGRLFGELGELGVNVEDLRLEHSPGAQFGLAEISVDPAALHGAITGLQERGWRIAGNTND; this is encoded by the coding sequence ATGACCCAGACGACGAGTGCGCCCGCGGCGCGGAAGGCCGGTGCCGTGGCGCCGCGCCTGTCCGGCACCGTGCGCATCGTCGGCGCCGGGCTGCTCGGCGCCAGCGTCGGGCACGCCCTCCGTGCGAAGGGCATCGACGTCGTCCTGACCGACGCATCCCCCGCGCAGCTGCGCCTCGCCGTCGACTACGGCGCCGGACGCCTTCCGCAGGATGACGACGCCCCGGTGCTCGTCGTCGTTGCCGTGCCGCCGGACGTGACCGCCGACGTGATCCAGGCAGAGCTCGAGCGCTACCCTGACGCCGTCGTGACGGATGTCGCGAGCGTGAAGCTGGAGCCGTTCCGCACGCTCCGTGAACGCGGCGTGAACCTCGCCCGCTACATCGGATCGCATCCGCTCGCCGGTCGGGAGCGCGGCGGGGCGATCTCCGCGAGGGCCGACCTGTTCATCGGACGGCCGTGGGTCGTGTGCCGTGATGAGGACACCACCGCGCAGGACCTCGCGCTGGTCGAGGCACTGGCGCTCGACGTCGGCGCGATGCCGCTGGAGATGACCCCGGAGGAGCACGACCGCTCCGTCGCCCTCACCTCCCACGTGCCGCAGGTCGTCGCGAGTCTCCTCGCCGGTCGTCTGGCCGGGGCCGAGGAGGGCGCGCTCCGCCTGGCCGGGCAGGGCGTGCGGGACACGACGCGCATCGCCGCGTCCGCTCCGGAGCTGTGGGTGCAGATCCTCGGCGCCAACGCCGGCCCCGTGGTCGAGATCCTCGACGCGCTCGCGACCGACCTGAGCGAGGTCGCCGATGCGCTGCGCGCTCCCGGCGCTCCTGGCGCCCGGCGAGTGCTCGCGGAGACCATCCGCCAGGGCAACGACGGCGTCGAGCGCCTGCCCGGCAAACACGGACAGAACCGACGCTTCGAGACACTGGTCGTCATGGTCGACGACACCGCCGGTCAGCTGGGCCGCCTGTTCGGCGAACTCGGCGAGCTGGGCGTCAACGTCGAGGACCTGCGGCTGGAGCACTCTCCCGGCGCGCAGTTCGGCCTCGCCGAGATCAGTGTCGACCCCGCGGCGCTGCACGGCGCGATCACCGGGCTCCAGGAACGCGGCTGGCGCATCGCAGGGAACACCAATGACTGA
- a CDS encoding segregation and condensation protein A encodes MAPSPDELGTAEVPVLADAADAAEPSPAEDAAGFRVSLSNFDGPFDLLLNLISKHEMDITEVSLSAVTNEFIAYLADLEDEEELDQASEFLVVAATLLDMKVAGLLPQGELVDAEAVALLEARDLLFARLLQYRAFKEVSAWFARCLQREDRRHVRAVPLEEKHRKQTPELVWSLTTDDFAALALLAFAPKEIPHVGLDHLHAPLVSIREQAAIVVTLLRGTESLSFRELVAGVTEPGIVVARFISVLELYRHAALSFEQLEPLGELTLRWAADSWSDETLATLGADYDR; translated from the coding sequence GTGGCGCCGTCGCCTGACGAGCTCGGAACCGCTGAGGTCCCGGTCCTCGCCGACGCCGCCGATGCTGCGGAGCCTTCCCCCGCCGAGGACGCTGCCGGGTTCCGGGTCTCGCTGTCGAACTTCGACGGCCCCTTCGACCTCCTGCTGAACCTCATCTCGAAGCACGAGATGGACATCACCGAGGTGTCGTTGAGCGCCGTCACCAACGAGTTCATCGCCTACCTCGCCGACCTCGAGGACGAGGAGGAGCTGGACCAGGCGTCGGAGTTCCTCGTCGTCGCGGCGACTCTGCTCGACATGAAGGTGGCGGGTCTGCTGCCGCAGGGCGAGCTCGTCGACGCCGAGGCCGTCGCCCTCCTCGAAGCGCGCGATCTGCTCTTCGCCCGTCTCTTGCAGTACCGGGCGTTCAAGGAGGTCTCCGCGTGGTTCGCGCGGTGCCTGCAGCGGGAGGACCGTCGGCATGTGCGCGCGGTGCCGCTGGAGGAGAAGCACCGGAAGCAGACACCCGAGCTCGTCTGGTCGCTCACGACCGACGACTTCGCGGCGCTGGCGCTCCTGGCCTTCGCGCCGAAGGAGATCCCGCACGTCGGGCTCGACCACCTCCACGCGCCCCTGGTCAGCATCCGCGAACAGGCCGCGATCGTCGTCACCCTGCTGCGCGGCACCGAATCGCTGAGCTTCCGTGAGCTCGTCGCCGGCGTCACCGAGCCCGGCATCGTCGTGGCCCGTTTCATCTCGGTGCTGGAGCTGTACCGGCACGCCGCGCTCTCCTTCGAACAACTGGAACCGCTCGGGGAGCTCACGCTCCGCTGGGCCGCCGACTCCTGGTCGGACGAGACACTCGCGACCCTGGGGGCCGACTATGACCGATGA
- the xerD gene encoding site-specific tyrosine recombinase XerD, translating into MLLDRALDAYLRHVTIERGLSAHTVGAYRRDLDGYRHWLTAEGIDDTADITSAVVDRFIADRASAEPPPAATSLARLQSSVRGWHRFLAREGIETDDPSGRLRPPKTPRRLPKALTIDQVERLLAAPSAEEPLGIRDRALLELLYATGARVSEAVGLDVDDMAHGEVLRLRGKGSKERIVPVGSYARAAVDAYLTRVRPELAAKGRASARLFLGARGAPLSRQSAWLVIRSAAERAQLTTEVSPHTLRHSFATHLLQGGADVRVVQELLGHSSVATTQIYTHVSVDALRDIYATSHPRAR; encoded by the coding sequence ATGCTGCTCGATCGCGCCCTCGACGCGTATCTGCGTCATGTGACGATCGAGCGCGGCCTCAGCGCGCACACGGTCGGCGCCTACCGCCGTGACCTCGACGGCTACCGGCACTGGCTCACGGCGGAGGGGATCGACGACACCGCGGATATCACGTCCGCTGTCGTCGACCGTTTCATCGCCGACCGCGCCTCGGCGGAGCCGCCCCCCGCGGCGACGAGCCTCGCGCGCCTGCAGTCCTCGGTACGCGGCTGGCACCGGTTCCTCGCCCGGGAGGGCATCGAGACGGACGACCCGTCCGGACGGCTCCGTCCGCCGAAGACCCCGCGCCGGCTGCCGAAAGCCCTCACGATCGACCAGGTGGAGCGGCTGCTCGCCGCGCCGTCGGCGGAGGAGCCGCTCGGCATCCGGGACCGAGCGCTGCTGGAGCTCCTCTACGCGACGGGTGCCCGGGTGTCGGAGGCGGTCGGGCTCGACGTCGACGACATGGCGCACGGCGAGGTGCTGCGCCTCCGGGGCAAGGGCTCGAAGGAACGCATCGTCCCGGTGGGGTCGTACGCCCGCGCGGCCGTCGACGCCTACCTCACCCGGGTCCGCCCGGAACTCGCGGCGAAGGGCCGCGCATCGGCCCGGCTCTTCCTCGGCGCGCGCGGTGCCCCGCTCTCGCGTCAGAGCGCCTGGCTGGTGATCCGTTCGGCGGCGGAACGCGCGCAGCTCACGACCGAGGTCTCGCCGCACACGCTGCGGCATTCGTTCGCGACCCACCTGCTGCAGGGAGGCGCCGATGTGCGCGTGGTGCAGGAGCTGCTGGGGCACTCCTCGGTCGCGACGACGCAGATCTACACGCACGTCTCGGTGGATGCGCTTCGTGACATCTACGCGACCTCGCATCCCCGTGCGCGCTGA
- a CDS encoding pseudouridine synthase, producing MTTDAHDSAAPEGVRLQKVLAAAGVASRRVVEQYIVEGRIRVNGQVVTELGRRIDPERDLVDVDGTAVQLDVSKRYVMLNKPTGVVSSMRDESGRPDLRRFTKDYEERLYNVGRLDAETSGLLLLTNDGELAHVLAHPSFGVTKVYIAKVEGAVTAQTISKLTKGIELEDGPIAADKARLLDTSRGSSLVELTLHSGRNRIVRRMMAAVGHPVTELVRRQFGPLHLGTLPAGRTRELSKIELGALLTLARRESGVAEAPGEQESE from the coding sequence ATGACCACTGACGCCCACGATTCCGCCGCTCCCGAAGGCGTGCGACTGCAGAAGGTGCTGGCGGCCGCCGGTGTCGCATCCCGTCGGGTCGTCGAGCAGTACATCGTCGAGGGACGCATCCGCGTGAACGGCCAGGTGGTGACTGAGCTCGGTCGTCGCATCGACCCGGAGCGCGACCTCGTCGACGTCGACGGCACCGCGGTGCAGCTCGACGTGTCCAAGCGCTACGTGATGCTGAACAAGCCCACGGGCGTGGTCAGCAGCATGCGCGACGAAAGCGGGCGCCCCGATCTCCGACGCTTCACGAAGGACTACGAGGAGCGGCTCTACAACGTCGGGCGCCTGGACGCCGAGACCAGCGGCCTGCTGCTGCTCACCAACGACGGCGAGCTCGCGCACGTCCTCGCGCATCCCTCCTTCGGTGTCACCAAGGTCTACATCGCGAAGGTCGAGGGGGCGGTGACGGCGCAGACGATCTCGAAGCTCACGAAGGGCATCGAACTGGAGGACGGCCCCATCGCCGCCGACAAGGCTCGCCTGCTGGACACGTCCCGCGGCTCGAGCCTCGTGGAGCTCACGCTGCACTCCGGTCGCAACCGGATCGTGCGCCGCATGATGGCCGCGGTCGGGCATCCGGTCACGGAACTCGTGCGGCGGCAGTTCGGCCCGCTGCACCTGGGAACCCTCCCGGCGGGCCGGACGCGAGAACTGAGTAAAATCGAGCTCGGCGCGCTGTTGACCCTCGCGCGCCGGGAATCCGGTGTCGCCGAGGCGCCAGGCGAGCAGGAGAGCGAATGA
- the cmk gene encoding (d)CMP kinase: protein MTDTPTISATKFIAIDGPAGSGKSSVSKAIARREGFGYLDTGSAYRALAWHVLDRGADTDDAEAVRAAAADFPVRLGLDPDDRTVRVGDVDVTDAIREPRVSGAVSGVARVPEVRTQVNELFRALVAEAPYPAVVVEGRDITTVVAPDAPVRILLTAAPEVRAARRAGELAGENAAAVADALHKRDASDSAVVDFLNAAEGVEVVDSTALDFPQTIDAVLSVIERLRGAHRD, encoded by the coding sequence ATGACTGACACCCCCACCATCTCCGCCACGAAGTTCATCGCGATCGACGGGCCCGCCGGGTCCGGGAAGTCGAGCGTGTCCAAGGCGATCGCGCGTCGCGAGGGCTTCGGCTACCTCGACACCGGGTCGGCCTACCGGGCTCTCGCCTGGCATGTGCTCGATCGCGGTGCAGACACCGACGACGCCGAGGCCGTGCGCGCCGCGGCCGCCGACTTCCCCGTCCGCCTCGGGCTCGACCCGGACGACCGCACGGTGCGCGTCGGCGACGTCGACGTGACGGACGCGATCCGCGAACCGCGTGTGTCCGGTGCCGTGAGCGGCGTGGCCCGCGTGCCGGAAGTGCGCACCCAGGTCAACGAGCTCTTCCGAGCGCTGGTCGCCGAGGCGCCGTACCCGGCCGTGGTGGTCGAAGGCCGCGACATCACGACCGTCGTGGCACCCGATGCGCCCGTCCGCATCCTGCTGACCGCCGCACCGGAGGTGCGTGCCGCTCGCCGTGCCGGCGAGCTCGCCGGCGAGAACGCCGCCGCCGTCGCGGACGCTCTGCACAAGCGCGACGCCTCCGACAGCGCGGTCGTCGACTTCCTCAACGCCGCGGAAGGCGTGGAGGTCGTCGACTCGACCGCACTCGATTTCCCCCAGACCATCGACGCCGTCCTCTCGGTGATCGAACGACTCCGAGGAGCACACCGTGACTGA